Proteins co-encoded in one Marinobacter qingdaonensis genomic window:
- a CDS encoding DctP family TRAP transporter solute-binding subunit, which translates to MLKRRILLATTAATLLFSAAATAQYKDEYTVSTVLPSAFPWGQAADKWVELVRERSDGRINMKIYSNSQLVSGDQTKEFSAMRSGLIDMAVGSTINWSPQVPELNLFSLPFLMPDYEAIDAITQGEAGETIFAAIKKRGVTPLAWGENGFRELSNSKRKITGPDDVEGLKIRVVGSPLFQDTFTTLGANPTQMSWADAKPALTTGAVDGQENPISVFDVARIDQVGQTHLTLWHYMADPLVFAVSNRVWSQFNPEDQALLKQAAIDAGQWEIEKSRGELEATLEAIKARGVQVVELTPEQHAAFVEATRPVYEKWTDRIGEDLVEQAQEAVANR; encoded by the coding sequence ATGTTGAAGCGTCGAATTCTCCTGGCCACTACCGCCGCCACGCTCCTGTTCAGTGCTGCGGCCACGGCCCAATACAAAGACGAATACACTGTATCCACCGTGCTGCCATCTGCTTTTCCCTGGGGGCAGGCCGCCGATAAGTGGGTGGAACTGGTGCGGGAGCGTTCAGACGGACGCATCAACATGAAGATCTACAGCAACTCCCAGCTGGTGTCCGGTGACCAGACCAAGGAGTTCTCCGCCATGCGTTCAGGGCTGATCGACATGGCCGTGGGCTCCACCATCAACTGGTCGCCCCAGGTCCCGGAACTGAATCTGTTTTCCCTGCCGTTCCTGATGCCGGATTACGAGGCCATCGACGCCATTACCCAGGGCGAGGCCGGTGAGACCATCTTTGCCGCCATCAAAAAGCGGGGCGTGACGCCGCTGGCGTGGGGCGAGAACGGCTTTCGCGAGCTGTCCAACTCCAAGCGCAAGATCACCGGTCCCGACGATGTGGAGGGCCTGAAAATCCGCGTGGTGGGTTCGCCGCTGTTCCAGGACACTTTCACCACCCTGGGGGCCAACCCGACCCAGATGAGCTGGGCCGACGCCAAGCCCGCCCTGACCACCGGTGCGGTCGATGGCCAGGAGAACCCGATCTCGGTGTTCGACGTTGCCCGTATCGACCAGGTTGGCCAGACCCACCTGACCCTGTGGCATTACATGGCCGACCCCCTGGTGTTTGCGGTGAGCAACCGGGTCTGGAGCCAGTTCAACCCCGAGGATCAGGCCCTGCTCAAACAGGCGGCCATCGATGCCGGCCAGTGGGAAATTGAAAAATCCCGGGGCGAACTGGAAGCCACCCTTGAGGCGATCAAGGCACGCGGCGTGCAGGTGGTGGAGCTGACGCCGGAGCAGCACGCGGCCTTCGTAGAAGCCACCCGCCCCGTGTACGAAAAATGGACCGACCGTATCGGTGAGGATCTCGTGGAGCAGGCCCAGGAGGCCGTCGCCAACCGCTAA
- a CDS encoding DNA polymerase Y family protein yields MLWLYLHFTHLLLDHIRRTREDAGALVIVERSGQKVIQACPEARDQGVRAGMRLKTALSLVPELGTVRADQQQEARILEDQARWLYRYAAHIVLVPPNGLMAEIGSLQRLYGGLPAVWQTVEQALDERQLTAWPGIGHTPLAARLIARSGKGECTADKGHIQRTLDQMPLLAAEFDARTCTRLQRLGLSNLGEVFNLPPVELARRLSPETLARIQKIQGTRPDPQAPWQPPHHFRQQADFVQEIEQSQGLLFPLQRILSELEEDLCWRQQETDSLLLILRHRHEEPTRLRIRTSGPEHRAEAFLNLIRLRFEQQPLRAPVIALLLSVKRFLGREADTGQDLLGESQDLNEAWHTLMSRLQARLGDQALKQLSPQADHRPERAWSASDVQRKTRPSVDTGQLPRRPLWLLQGPQPLTETPAAWFAGPERISGGWWDGQRVHRDYYIAQLHNGQLAWVFRDVRDGWFVHGWFG; encoded by the coding sequence ATGCTCTGGCTGTACCTGCACTTCACGCACCTGCTGCTGGACCACATTCGCCGCACCCGGGAAGACGCCGGCGCGCTGGTGATTGTCGAGCGCTCCGGGCAGAAGGTCATTCAGGCCTGCCCGGAGGCCCGGGACCAGGGCGTGCGCGCCGGCATGCGCCTTAAAACCGCGCTCAGCCTGGTGCCGGAGCTGGGAACGGTGCGGGCGGACCAGCAGCAGGAAGCGCGGATTCTGGAAGACCAGGCCCGCTGGCTGTACCGCTACGCCGCCCACATCGTGCTGGTACCACCGAACGGTCTGATGGCCGAGATTGGCAGCCTGCAACGGCTGTACGGCGGCCTGCCGGCGGTGTGGCAAACCGTGGAGCAGGCCCTGGACGAACGCCAGCTCACCGCCTGGCCCGGCATTGGCCACACCCCCCTGGCGGCCCGACTGATTGCCCGCAGCGGCAAGGGCGAATGCACTGCTGACAAAGGCCATATCCAGCGCACCCTGGACCAGATGCCGTTGCTGGCGGCGGAGTTTGATGCCCGCACCTGCACCCGGCTGCAGCGGCTCGGGCTGAGCAACCTCGGTGAGGTATTCAACCTGCCGCCGGTGGAACTGGCGCGCCGGCTGTCGCCGGAAACCCTGGCCCGGATCCAGAAAATCCAGGGCACCCGGCCCGACCCCCAGGCCCCGTGGCAGCCACCGCACCACTTTCGCCAGCAGGCGGACTTTGTTCAGGAGATCGAACAGTCTCAGGGGCTGTTGTTTCCGCTGCAGCGCATTCTGTCGGAACTGGAGGAAGACCTGTGCTGGCGCCAGCAGGAAACCGACAGCCTGCTGCTGATCCTGAGGCACCGGCACGAGGAACCCACCCGGCTGCGCATCCGCACCTCCGGGCCGGAGCATCGGGCCGAGGCGTTTCTGAACCTGATTCGCCTGCGTTTCGAGCAGCAGCCACTGCGGGCGCCGGTGATCGCCCTGCTGCTGTCGGTGAAGCGCTTTCTCGGACGTGAAGCCGATACCGGCCAGGACCTGCTGGGTGAATCCCAGGACCTGAACGAAGCCTGGCACACCCTGATGAGCCGGTTGCAGGCCCGGCTCGGCGATCAGGCCCTTAAACAGCTCTCGCCCCAGGCCGACCACCGCCCGGAACGGGCCTGGAGCGCCTCCGACGTTCAGCGCAAAACCCGGCCATCGGTTGATACCGGCCAGTTGCCGCGCCGCCCGCTGTGGCTACTACAGGGACCGCAGCCACTCACGGAAACCCCGGCGGCCTGGTTTGCCGGGCCCGAACGCATCAGTGGCGGCTGGTGGGATGGCCAGCGGGTGCACCGGGATTACTACATCGCCCAGCTCCACAACGGCCAGTTGGCCTGGGTGTTCCGGGATGTGCGCGACGGCTGGTTCGTGCACGGGTGGTTTGGCTGA
- a CDS encoding TRAP transporter small permease, which translates to MSARPPKFRPDAWLATLALTGICVISLGNVVVRYATDASFAFTEEYSVFLLVVLTFAGAAVAARHNQHIRIELIEHVLPPRLKKVVYVLQWLAGVTVLGITVWYGSKFALEEYQWESLSPGLGLPNWIYVIWLPVLSLAIIIRMTQNLIDRLRGKVDPEVIHES; encoded by the coding sequence ATGTCTGCTCGCCCCCCGAAGTTCAGGCCCGACGCCTGGCTGGCCACCCTGGCTTTGACCGGCATCTGTGTCATCAGCCTGGGTAACGTCGTGGTCCGCTATGCCACGGATGCTTCATTCGCCTTCACCGAAGAATACTCTGTGTTTTTGCTGGTGGTGCTGACCTTCGCCGGTGCGGCGGTGGCGGCCCGCCACAACCAGCACATCCGCATCGAGTTGATTGAGCACGTGCTGCCACCGCGCCTCAAGAAGGTGGTGTACGTGCTGCAGTGGCTGGCCGGGGTGACGGTACTTGGCATTACCGTGTGGTACGGCAGCAAATTTGCGCTCGAGGAGTACCAGTGGGAATCCCTGTCGCCGGGGCTGGGGCTCCCGAATTGGATCTACGTGATCTGGCTGCCGGTGCTGTCGCTGGCCATCATCATCCGGATGACCCAGAACCTGATAGACCGCCTGCGCGGCAAGGTGGATCCGGAGGTCATCCATGAGTCCTGA
- the oadA gene encoding sodium-extruding oxaloacetate decarboxylase subunit alpha yields the protein MTDTKKPLGITDVILRDAHQSLLATRMRLDDMLPIAEKLDKVGFWSLESWGGATFDSCIRYLGEDPWERIRELKKAMPNTQQQMLLRGQNLLGYRHYADDVVDRFCERAAENGVDVFRIFDAMNDPRNLDRAIKAVRKTGKHAQGTIAYTTSPVHTIDMWVEMAKEVADMGADSIAIKDMAGILKPYVAYDLVSRLKKELDIPIHMQCHATTGMSTATAIKAAEAGIDNVDTAISSMSMTYGHSPTEAVVAILEGTDRDTGLDLNLLEEIASYFRQVRKKYAKFEGSLRGTDSRILIAQVPGGMLTNMENQLREQNASDKFDQVLDEIPKVREDLGFIPLVTPTSQIVGTQAVLNVLTGERYKSISKETSAILKGEYGAAPAPFNKELQERVLDGKEPVTCRPADLLEPEMDKLTEELKKLAEEKGIKLADNLEDDVLTYALFPQIGLKFLENRGNPDAFEPVPTAEDAAPAKKASGPETYTVDVNGKKFVVAVSEGGEITQIQGEGGAASAPAAASAAPAPAAGEGEPVVAPLGGNIFKVLVSPGDTVEEGDVMIILEAMKMETEVRAPKAGTIGEVFIKVGDAVSPDDEMLTIA from the coding sequence ATGACTGACACAAAGAAACCGTTGGGGATTACGGACGTTATCCTGCGCGACGCGCACCAGTCCCTGCTTGCCACCCGCATGCGGCTTGATGACATGCTGCCCATTGCCGAGAAACTCGACAAGGTTGGTTTCTGGTCTCTGGAATCCTGGGGCGGAGCGACCTTCGACTCCTGCATCCGTTACCTGGGCGAAGACCCCTGGGAGCGCATCCGCGAACTGAAAAAGGCCATGCCCAACACCCAGCAACAGATGCTACTGCGTGGCCAGAACCTGCTGGGTTACCGCCACTATGCGGATGACGTGGTCGACCGTTTCTGTGAGCGCGCTGCCGAAAACGGCGTAGACGTGTTCCGTATTTTCGACGCCATGAACGATCCGCGTAACCTGGACCGCGCCATCAAGGCCGTTCGCAAGACCGGCAAGCACGCCCAGGGCACCATCGCCTACACCACCAGCCCGGTGCACACCATCGACATGTGGGTTGAGATGGCGAAAGAAGTCGCGGACATGGGCGCCGACTCCATCGCGATCAAGGACATGGCCGGCATCCTCAAGCCGTACGTGGCTTACGACCTGGTCAGCCGTCTGAAGAAAGAGTTGGACATCCCGATTCACATGCAGTGCCACGCCACCACCGGCATGTCGACCGCCACCGCCATCAAGGCGGCCGAGGCCGGTATCGACAATGTGGACACCGCGATCTCCTCCATGAGCATGACCTACGGCCATTCGCCCACCGAGGCCGTGGTTGCCATTCTGGAAGGCACTGACCGTGACACCGGTCTGGACCTGAACCTGCTGGAAGAAATCGCCAGCTACTTCCGCCAGGTGCGCAAGAAGTACGCGAAGTTCGAAGGCAGCCTGCGCGGCACCGACTCCCGTATCCTGATCGCCCAGGTACCGGGTGGCATGCTGACCAACATGGAAAACCAGCTGCGTGAACAGAACGCGAGCGACAAGTTCGACCAGGTTCTGGACGAGATTCCCAAGGTTCGTGAAGACCTGGGCTTCATCCCGCTGGTAACTCCGACCTCCCAGATCGTGGGTACCCAGGCGGTACTGAACGTGCTGACTGGCGAGCGTTACAAGTCCATCTCCAAAGAAACCTCCGCCATCCTGAAGGGCGAGTACGGCGCAGCGCCGGCTCCGTTCAACAAGGAGCTGCAGGAGCGCGTTCTGGATGGCAAGGAGCCTGTGACCTGCCGTCCGGCGGATCTGCTTGAGCCGGAAATGGACAAGCTGACCGAGGAACTGAAGAAGCTGGCCGAGGAGAAGGGCATCAAGCTGGCCGACAACCTCGAGGACGACGTGCTGACCTACGCACTGTTCCCGCAGATTGGCCTGAAGTTCCTGGAAAACCGTGGCAACCCGGACGCGTTCGAGCCGGTACCGACCGCCGAAGACGCGGCGCCGGCCAAGAAGGCGAGCGGCCCCGAGACTTACACCGTTGATGTCAACGGCAAGAAGTTCGTGGTGGCTGTATCCGAAGGTGGCGAGATCACTCAGATCCAGGGTGAGGGCGGTGCTGCTTCTGCTCCGGCCGCAGCCTCCGCTGCCCCTGCACCGGCTGCTGGCGAAGGTGAGCCGGTGGTTGCGCCTCTGGGCGGCAACATCTTCAAGGTTCTGGTTTCCCCGGGTGACACCGTGGAAGAAGGTGACGTGATGATCATCCTCGAGGCCATGAAGATGGAAACCGAGGTTCGCGCACCCAAGGCCGGTACCATCGGCGAAGTGTTCATCAAGGTCGGTGATGCCGTATCCCCTGATGATGAAATGCTGACAATCGCATAA
- a CDS encoding error-prone DNA polymerase, producing MSGLIYAELVCLSNFTFLTGASHSHELAERAAELGYAALAITDDCSVAGIPRAWAALKDSPVKLITGSRFELDDAPPGASNPRFVLLARTRKGYGQLCQLITTGRRRAEKGQYQLFYRDVETHPLDDCLCLWLPPATTEADADQALACGEWLQRLFEPRLWIAAARTLESGEEQQLARARWLADQLRCPITATGEVHMHSRERQPLQDVLTALRHHTNLEQAGHCLFQNGERYLRPLPVLQRLFPEPWLRETRRIADQCTFEPGSLRYEYPPDLVPDGETPAAYLKRLTREGERRRYPDGTPLTVQALIRKELDLISEMKYEHYFLTIQDIVAFARSRGILCQGRGSAANSAVCYCLGITEVNPARVELLFERFISKDRNEPPDIDVDFEHQRREEVIQYIYQRYGRQRAALAATVIRYRPRSAIRDVGKALGFDPAQVEQLLEGIDWRDKATDWRQQILDKRLTRNPKVADQFFTLVNTLLGFPRHLSQHVGGFVISSGPLAELVPVENAAMADRTVIQWDKDDLESLGLMKVDVLALGMLSAIRRALELISEQKGQPFEIQDVPQEDRATYAMLQKGDSIGVFQVESRAQINMLPRLKPETYYDLVIEVAIVRPGPIQGDMVHPYLRRKHGLEPVSYPNDAIRKVLERTLGVPIFQEQVIKLAMVAAGFSAGEADQLRRAMAAWKSHGDLTGFRDKLITGMLERGHDADFAERLYQQICGFGGYGFPESHAASFALLVYVSAWLKCHYPAAFYCALLNSQPMGFYSPSQLVQDAKRHGVEVLPPDVNHSQWDHTLEGPERKLRLGLRLIQGLSSKGAERLCQQRPPQGYRSASELRQRADLNQRDMELLAGANAMPDFTANRHQAYWQLLGHEQPAELFAADAAGTYTAEACEQLPEPTEGQNVLADYASQGLTLQRHPLALLREQGHLKFCLSAEDLKTTRAGVPVQVAGLVTGRQRPGSASGVTFVTLEDETGNVNVVVWLETARRQRKPLLTARLLHVKGVVEKQGDIIHVMAGKLSDLSHLIKTLPVDSRDFH from the coding sequence ATGAGCGGGCTGATCTACGCGGAGCTGGTCTGCCTGAGCAACTTCACCTTCCTGACCGGCGCCTCCCACTCCCACGAGCTGGCCGAACGGGCCGCCGAACTGGGCTATGCTGCCCTGGCGATCACCGACGACTGCTCGGTGGCCGGCATCCCCCGGGCCTGGGCCGCCCTGAAGGACAGCCCGGTGAAACTGATCACCGGCAGCCGGTTCGAGCTGGACGACGCCCCGCCCGGTGCCAGCAACCCCCGGTTCGTGTTGCTGGCCCGCACCCGCAAGGGCTATGGCCAGCTGTGCCAGTTGATCACCACCGGCCGGCGGCGGGCGGAGAAAGGCCAGTACCAGCTGTTCTACCGGGACGTGGAAACCCACCCCCTGGACGACTGCCTGTGCCTGTGGCTGCCGCCGGCCACCACCGAGGCCGACGCCGACCAGGCCCTGGCCTGTGGCGAGTGGCTGCAACGGCTGTTTGAACCCAGGCTGTGGATTGCTGCCGCCCGCACCCTGGAATCCGGCGAGGAACAGCAACTGGCCCGGGCCCGCTGGCTGGCCGACCAACTGCGCTGCCCAATCACCGCCACCGGCGAGGTGCACATGCACAGCCGGGAGCGCCAGCCATTGCAAGACGTGCTCACCGCCCTGCGCCACCACACCAACCTGGAACAGGCCGGCCATTGCCTGTTCCAGAACGGCGAACGCTACCTGCGGCCACTGCCGGTGCTGCAGCGCCTGTTCCCGGAGCCCTGGTTGCGGGAAACCCGGCGGATTGCCGACCAGTGCACCTTCGAACCCGGCAGCTTGCGCTACGAATACCCGCCAGACCTGGTGCCAGACGGCGAAACCCCGGCCGCCTACCTCAAGCGACTGACCCGCGAGGGCGAGCGCCGCCGCTACCCGGACGGCACGCCACTAACCGTGCAGGCGCTGATCCGCAAGGAGCTGGACCTGATCTCGGAGATGAAGTACGAGCACTACTTCCTCACCATTCAGGACATCGTCGCCTTTGCCCGCAGCCGGGGCATTCTCTGCCAGGGCCGGGGCTCGGCCGCCAACTCGGCAGTGTGCTACTGCCTGGGCATCACCGAGGTGAACCCGGCCCGGGTCGAGCTGCTGTTCGAACGCTTCATCTCCAAGGACCGCAACGAGCCGCCCGACATCGACGTGGACTTCGAGCACCAGCGCCGGGAAGAAGTCATCCAGTACATCTACCAGCGCTATGGCCGGCAGCGGGCCGCCCTGGCCGCCACGGTGATCCGCTACCGGCCCCGCAGCGCCATCCGCGACGTCGGCAAAGCCCTGGGCTTTGACCCGGCCCAGGTGGAACAGTTGCTGGAAGGCATCGACTGGCGTGACAAGGCCACCGACTGGCGCCAGCAAATCCTCGACAAACGCCTGACCCGCAACCCCAAGGTGGCGGACCAGTTCTTCACCCTGGTGAACACCCTGCTCGGCTTTCCCCGGCACCTGTCCCAGCACGTGGGCGGGTTTGTCATCAGCTCCGGTCCGCTGGCCGAACTGGTGCCGGTGGAAAACGCCGCCATGGCCGATCGCACCGTGATCCAGTGGGACAAGGACGACCTGGAAAGCCTGGGCCTGATGAAAGTGGACGTACTGGCCCTGGGCATGCTCTCGGCCATCCGCCGGGCCCTGGAACTGATCAGCGAACAGAAAGGCCAGCCGTTCGAGATCCAGGACGTGCCCCAGGAAGACCGGGCCACCTACGCCATGCTCCAGAAAGGCGACAGCATCGGCGTGTTCCAGGTGGAATCCCGGGCCCAGATCAACATGCTGCCGCGTCTGAAACCGGAAACCTACTACGACCTGGTGATCGAAGTGGCCATCGTCCGCCCCGGCCCGATCCAGGGCGACATGGTGCACCCTTACCTGCGCCGCAAACACGGCCTGGAGCCGGTGAGCTACCCCAACGACGCCATCCGCAAGGTGCTGGAACGCACCTTGGGCGTGCCCATCTTCCAGGAACAGGTGATCAAACTGGCGATGGTGGCCGCCGGCTTCTCCGCTGGCGAGGCCGACCAATTACGCCGGGCCATGGCGGCCTGGAAATCCCACGGCGACCTGACCGGGTTCCGGGACAAACTGATTACCGGCATGCTCGAACGCGGCCACGACGCCGACTTCGCCGAGCGCCTGTACCAGCAGATCTGCGGCTTCGGCGGCTACGGCTTCCCGGAATCCCACGCCGCCAGCTTCGCCCTGCTGGTGTACGTCTCCGCCTGGCTCAAATGCCACTACCCGGCCGCCTTTTACTGCGCCCTGCTCAACAGCCAGCCCATGGGCTTTTACTCACCCTCGCAACTGGTCCAGGACGCCAAACGCCACGGCGTCGAGGTACTGCCGCCAGACGTCAACCACAGCCAGTGGGACCACACCTTGGAAGGCCCGGAACGCAAACTCCGGCTGGGCTTGCGCCTGATCCAGGGGTTGTCCTCCAAGGGCGCCGAGCGCCTGTGTCAGCAACGCCCGCCCCAGGGCTACCGCTCCGCCAGCGAACTGCGACAGCGCGCCGACCTGAACCAGCGCGACATGGAACTGCTCGCCGGCGCCAACGCCATGCCCGACTTCACCGCCAACCGTCACCAGGCCTACTGGCAACTGCTCGGGCACGAACAACCGGCCGAACTCTTCGCCGCCGACGCCGCCGGGACCTACACCGCGGAAGCCTGCGAACAACTGCCGGAACCCACCGAAGGCCAGAACGTCCTCGCCGACTACGCCAGCCAGGGCCTCACCCTGCAACGCCACCCCCTGGCCCTGCTCCGGGAACAGGGCCACCTCAAGTTCTGCTTGAGCGCCGAAGACCTCAAAACCACCCGGGCCGGCGTCCCGGTCCAGGTCGCCGGCCTGGTCACCGGCCGCCAACGCCCCGGCTCCGCCTCCGGCGTCACCTTCGTCACCCTGGAAGACGAAACCGGCAACGTGAACGTAGTGGTGTGGCTCGAAACCGCCCGCCGCCAGCGCAAACCGCTCCTCACTGCCCGGCTGCTGCACGTGAAAGGCGTGGTGGAAAAACAGGGCGACATCATCCACGTCATGGCCGGCAAACTCTCCGACCTGAGCCACCTGATCAAAACCCTCCCGGTCGACTCCCGGGATTTTCACTAG
- a CDS encoding sodium ion-translocating decarboxylase subunit beta, whose protein sequence is MDKIMTLWTGSGLFNIEPGQVVMIAIGLLLLFLAIRKGFEPLLLVPIGFGGILANIPEAGLALTAAENAIHFALKSEATQLLAALAAPLDVAYQAGQAVTPELKEAFKVAVKEANYSEMAMANAIAQDAGYGNGMLYNFYSVVIGSTIGPLLIFMGVGAMTDFGPLLANPKTMLLGAAAQFGIFGTVIGAALLDLFGILDFTILEAAAIGIIGGADGPTSIYVASVLAPHLLGAIAVSAYAYMAMVPMIQPPIMKALTSHEERAIKMTQLRPVSKKEKIIFPLVVLIAVVLFLPDAAPLLGMFCFGNLMRECGVVERLSDTAQNALINIVTIFLGLSVGSKLMADKFLDGQTLGILGLGIVAFGVGTASGVLMAKLMNRFSKEAINPLIGSAGVSAVPMAARVSNKVGLEANPQNFLLMHAMGPNVAGVIGSAVAAGVMIKLLS, encoded by the coding sequence ATGGATAAAATCATGACGCTCTGGACAGGCAGCGGCCTGTTCAATATTGAACCGGGTCAGGTGGTGATGATCGCCATCGGCCTGCTCCTGCTGTTCCTTGCGATTCGCAAGGGCTTTGAGCCACTGCTGCTGGTGCCGATCGGTTTCGGCGGCATCCTGGCGAACATCCCGGAGGCAGGCCTGGCCCTGACTGCGGCGGAAAATGCCATCCACTTCGCCCTCAAGAGCGAAGCGACTCAGCTGTTGGCCGCCCTGGCGGCGCCGCTGGACGTGGCCTACCAGGCAGGTCAGGCGGTTACGCCTGAGCTGAAGGAAGCGTTCAAGGTGGCCGTGAAAGAGGCCAACTACTCTGAAATGGCCATGGCCAACGCCATCGCCCAGGACGCCGGCTACGGCAATGGCATGCTGTATAACTTCTACTCTGTGGTTATCGGCAGCACCATTGGTCCGCTGCTGATCTTCATGGGCGTAGGCGCCATGACCGATTTCGGTCCCCTGCTGGCCAACCCCAAGACCATGCTGTTGGGCGCCGCTGCCCAGTTCGGTATCTTCGGTACCGTGATTGGTGCGGCTTTGCTGGACCTGTTCGGCATCCTGGATTTCACCATCCTGGAAGCAGCGGCCATCGGTATCATCGGTGGTGCTGACGGCCCCACATCCATCTATGTAGCCAGCGTGCTGGCGCCACATCTGCTGGGTGCGATTGCCGTTTCTGCCTACGCGTACATGGCGATGGTTCCGATGATTCAGCCGCCGATCATGAAGGCGCTGACCAGCCACGAAGAGCGGGCCATCAAGATGACCCAGCTGCGTCCGGTCAGCAAAAAAGAGAAGATCATCTTCCCGCTGGTGGTGCTGATTGCCGTGGTTCTGTTCCTGCCTGACGCAGCGCCGCTGCTGGGTATGTTCTGCTTCGGTAACCTGATGCGTGAGTGTGGCGTTGTTGAGCGTCTGAGCGACACCGCCCAGAACGCACTGATCAACATCGTGACCATCTTCCTGGGCCTGTCCGTTGGTTCCAAGCTGATGGCGGACAAGTTCCTGGATGGCCAGACCCTGGGTATCCTGGGCCTGGGTATCGTAGCCTTCGGTGTTGGTACTGCGTCCGGTGTTCTAATGGCGAAGCTGATGAACCGCTTCAGCAAGGAAGCCATCAACCCGCTGATCGGTTCTGCCGGTGTATCTGCGGTGCCGATGGCGGCGCGGGTATCCAACAAGGTTGGCCTTGAGGCTAACCCGCAGAACTTCCTGTTGATGCACGCCATGGGTCCGAACGTGGCTGGTGTTATTGGCTCTGCGGTTGCTGCGGGTGTGATGATCAAGCTGCTTAGCTGA
- the imuA gene encoding translesion DNA synthesis-associated protein ImuA, whose translation MSELLNTLMQDARVWQGHKHRRTTQPAEPTGYQVLDNQLGGIGWPRRALSECLLDTPGIGELHLLLPLMQRLSHSGKTVFWLNPPHTPYAPALAREGVNLDQVVMIHTDEAGDFLWTLENCLRSPVTGLVMAWPGKLASRDIRRLQLAAEAGSNVCVLFRERRYAEQNSPAALRLELEPGANQELKINIVKRRGSWPGQRCALAMAHRADLGFREAPRVVRGPWPASHR comes from the coding sequence ATGAGCGAGCTTCTGAACACGCTGATGCAGGATGCCCGTGTCTGGCAGGGGCACAAGCACCGGCGCACCACGCAACCGGCGGAACCCACCGGCTATCAGGTGCTGGATAATCAGCTTGGCGGCATTGGCTGGCCCCGGAGGGCGCTGAGTGAATGCCTGCTGGATACCCCCGGCATCGGCGAACTGCACCTGCTGCTGCCGTTGATGCAGCGGCTGTCCCACAGTGGCAAAACGGTGTTCTGGCTGAACCCGCCGCACACGCCCTACGCCCCGGCCCTGGCCCGGGAAGGCGTAAACCTGGACCAGGTGGTGATGATCCACACCGACGAGGCCGGCGATTTCCTGTGGACCCTGGAAAACTGTCTGCGCTCGCCGGTCACCGGGCTGGTGATGGCCTGGCCGGGCAAGCTGGCGTCCCGGGATATCCGGCGCCTGCAATTGGCCGCCGAGGCCGGCAGCAACGTGTGCGTGCTGTTCCGTGAGCGCCGCTACGCCGAGCAGAATTCCCCGGCCGCCCTGCGCCTGGAGCTGGAGCCCGGCGCCAACCAGGAGCTGAAGATCAACATCGTCAAACGCCGGGGCAGCTGGCCAGGACAGCGCTGCGCCCTGGCTATGGCGCACCGGGCCGACCTGGGCTTCCGCGAGGCGCCCCGGGTGGTTCGGGGCCCCTGGCCCGCGTCCCACCGGTAA
- a CDS encoding OadG family protein — MNDLMSQAVDLMIAGMGFVFVFLIILVFATLLMSKLIGRFAPPEPATPAKTPRAKPKAPASVDPDTAEAIKKAIAQFRSRHKK, encoded by the coding sequence ATGAATGACCTGATGTCCCAAGCCGTCGATCTGATGATTGCAGGTATGGGTTTTGTGTTCGTGTTCCTCATCATTCTGGTGTTCGCGACACTGCTCATGTCCAAGCTCATCGGACGGTTTGCGCCGCCCGAGCCGGCAACCCCGGCTAAGACACCGCGTGCCAAGCCCAAGGCCCCCGCGTCGGTAGATCCGGATACCGCCGAGGCCATCAAGAAGGCAATTGCACAATTCCGGTCGCGCCACAAGAAGTGA